A genome region from Methanobacterium subterraneum includes the following:
- the amrS gene encoding AmmeMemoRadiSam system radical SAM enzyme yields the protein MKREAMLYEKLDGMLNCHVCNRRCVISPGKTGFCGMRENDQGIMYSLNYASASSVAVDPIEKKPLFHFYPGSLSFSLGSVGCNFRCPYCQNWAISQADLHEIGTRNILPDEAIKLALENDCKSISWTYNEPTMWFEYTYDSAKLAHENNLKTVYVTNGYMSSESLELISPYLDAANVDMKGMSEKFYQELCQAHLEPVLENIQTMHDHDIHIELTNLVIPGYNDSKEDLKLLVEFVADVDVRIPLHFTRFYPHYQMNQVPPTPVETLEKAQKMALDAGVKYVYVGNVPGSDGENTRCPECSELLIRRDGFSIGENNLKKDKKCPECGAEIDIVF from the coding sequence ATGAAGAGGGAAGCCATGCTTTATGAGAAGCTGGATGGAATGTTGAACTGCCATGTATGTAACCGGAGATGTGTTATCTCTCCAGGAAAGACTGGTTTTTGTGGGATGAGAGAGAATGATCAGGGGATCATGTACAGCCTTAACTATGCCTCTGCATCCTCAGTGGCAGTAGACCCCATTGAAAAAAAACCACTTTTCCATTTTTACCCCGGCAGCCTATCATTCAGCCTGGGAAGTGTTGGCTGTAATTTCCGCTGCCCCTACTGCCAGAACTGGGCCATATCACAGGCCGATCTCCATGAAATCGGAACCCGAAATATTCTACCTGATGAGGCCATCAAGCTGGCTCTGGAAAATGACTGTAAATCCATTTCCTGGACCTACAATGAACCCACCATGTGGTTTGAATACACCTATGACTCGGCAAAACTGGCCCATGAAAATAATTTAAAAACAGTTTACGTTACCAATGGTTACATGAGCTCAGAATCTCTGGAATTAATCTCACCCTACCTGGATGCAGCCAATGTGGATATGAAGGGGATGTCTGAAAAGTTCTACCAGGAACTGTGCCAAGCCCACTTGGAACCAGTGCTGGAAAATATTCAGACCATGCATGATCATGACATTCACATCGAACTAACTAATCTGGTGATACCCGGCTACAATGATTCCAAGGAAGACCTCAAGTTACTGGTGGAATTTGTGGCCGATGTAGATGTACGCATTCCTCTCCATTTCACTCGATTCTATCCCCATTACCAGATGAACCAAGTCCCCCCTACTCCGGTGGAAACCCTGGAAAAAGCCCAGAAGATGGCTTTAGATGCAGGTGTGAAGTACGTTTATGTGGGAAATGTTCCCGGGAGTGATGGTGAGAATACAAGGTGCCCTGAATGCAGTGAACTCCTCATAAGGAGAGATGGTTTCAGTATCGGAGAGAATAATCTGAAAAAGGACAAAAAATGTCCAGAATGTGGGGCAGAAATTGATATTGTATTTTAG
- a CDS encoding UbiD family decarboxylase: MKGFLKTLEKDFNTIKIDKEVSVNLEAAEFMKKYPKETIIMENISESGMKVISGICNTREKIARAINTDVAGITQKIMDAINNPVPINDFKNLGDCFDVSKPADLNEIPILTYYLRDGGPYITSGVIIAKDPETGIRNASIHRMLLLGKDKLTARIVPRHLYTYHKRAEELDEPLELAIAIGMHPATLLATTTSVPINVDELEVANHFHQGEMKLIKCETVDLDVPECEILLEGRMLPHERAEEGPFVDLTDTYDVVRMEPVIELERMHYRHDSMYHAIMPAGLEHKLLQGLPQEPRIFSAVQNTLPTVKNVALTEGGCCWLHAAVSIQKQTQGDGKNVIMAALAAHPSLKHCVVVDEDIDIFDAEDVEYAIATRVKGDEDILIVPGARGSSLDPCAKPDGTTTKVGVDATKPLDKLEKFERVSSSI, encoded by the coding sequence ATGAAAGGATTCCTAAAAACTCTTGAAAAAGATTTTAACACTATTAAAATTGATAAAGAGGTTTCAGTTAACCTTGAAGCCGCTGAATTTATGAAAAAATATCCTAAAGAAACCATCATAATGGAAAACATCAGTGAATCAGGTATGAAAGTCATATCCGGGATATGTAACACTCGTGAGAAGATTGCCCGGGCCATAAATACCGATGTGGCTGGAATTACTCAGAAAATAATGGATGCAATCAATAATCCGGTACCCATTAATGATTTTAAAAACCTGGGGGATTGTTTTGATGTCTCCAAACCTGCAGACCTCAATGAAATACCTATACTAACTTACTACCTGCGTGATGGAGGACCATACATTACTTCAGGGGTGATCATTGCCAAGGATCCTGAAACCGGTATCCGGAATGCATCCATCCACCGTATGCTTCTTCTGGGAAAGGACAAGCTAACTGCCCGTATAGTTCCCCGTCACCTTTACACCTATCATAAACGTGCTGAAGAACTGGATGAACCTTTAGAACTGGCCATTGCCATTGGAATGCATCCTGCCACTCTTCTGGCCACCACTACTTCTGTGCCCATCAATGTGGATGAACTGGAAGTGGCCAATCACTTCCACCAGGGAGAAATGAAACTAATAAAATGTGAAACAGTGGATTTAGATGTTCCTGAGTGCGAAATACTCCTGGAAGGACGAATGCTACCTCACGAAAGGGCTGAAGAAGGGCCATTCGTTGACCTGACCGACACCTATGATGTGGTGCGGATGGAACCAGTGATCGAACTGGAACGAATGCATTACCGTCATGATTCAATGTACCATGCAATAATGCCGGCAGGTCTCGAGCACAAACTCTTGCAGGGCCTCCCCCAGGAACCTAGAATATTCAGTGCTGTTCAAAACACCTTGCCCACAGTTAAAAATGTGGCCCTAACAGAGGGTGGGTGCTGCTGGCTCCACGCTGCAGTGTCCATACAGAAACAAACCCAGGGCGATGGTAAAAATGTTATAATGGCTGCACTAGCCGCACACCCCTCACTAAAACACTGTGTAGTGGTGGACGAGGACATTGACATATTCGATGCCGAAGATGTGGAATACGCCATCGCCACCAGGGTCAAGGGTGATGAAGACATTCTGATTGTACCTGGAGCCCGTGGATCATCCCTGGACCCCTGTGCCAAACCAGACGGAACCACCACCAAAGTTGGAGTGGATGCCACCAAACCACTGGACAAGCTGGAAAAATTTGAAAGAGTTAGTTCTTCCATTTAA
- the purE gene encoding 5-(carboxyamino)imidazole ribonucleotide mutase has protein sequence MEPKVMIILGSASDFKIAEKATAILEKLGIYYDLRVASAHRTHEKVKKIVLNSAKNGVEVFIGIAGLSAHLPGIIAGITHKPVIGVPVDVKVAGLDALFASVQMPLGAPVATVGIDRGENAALLAAQIIGIDDVNIRERLSSFRKEYYSKIAEDEEKLFLQMNGKYYSRINPDLEQKETVKESPADKIHKITTHPGKVRDEIRPPQVAVISGSYSDIKVAKRTTMFLDKLNITYDSSVVSPVRSPDKFENFLKRNKDAKIFIAISGLSAHVTGAVVAYTEKPVIGVPCAIKMGGMDALLSMVNMPPGVPVATTGIDSGGNAAILAAEMLSIGDEEIMEDLLRFKGNINCKR, from the coding sequence ATGGAACCAAAGGTAATGATCATACTGGGTAGTGCTTCTGATTTTAAAATTGCCGAAAAAGCCACCGCAATTCTGGAAAAACTGGGAATATACTACGATCTCCGGGTGGCTTCAGCGCATCGCACCCATGAGAAAGTTAAAAAAATAGTTTTAAATTCAGCCAAAAATGGTGTAGAAGTTTTTATAGGAATAGCAGGATTATCAGCCCATCTTCCAGGCATAATAGCAGGGATTACTCATAAACCGGTTATTGGGGTGCCAGTGGATGTTAAGGTGGCTGGGCTGGATGCTCTTTTTGCCTCAGTGCAGATGCCCTTAGGTGCACCAGTGGCAACCGTAGGAATCGATCGTGGTGAAAACGCGGCCTTACTCGCTGCTCAGATCATAGGTATTGATGATGTGAATATCCGGGAAAGATTATCCTCTTTCCGCAAAGAATACTATTCCAAGATCGCTGAAGATGAAGAAAAACTTTTCCTCCAGATGAATGGCAAATACTATTCCAGAATAAACCCTGATCTGGAGCAAAAAGAAACTGTTAAAGAAAGTCCTGCGGATAAAATCCATAAAATTACCACCCACCCCGGTAAAGTTAGGGATGAAATTCGCCCGCCTCAAGTGGCGGTGATTTCTGGAAGTTACAGTGATATCAAAGTGGCCAAAAGAACAACCATGTTCCTGGATAAACTCAACATCACTTATGACTCTTCAGTGGTGTCCCCAGTCCGCTCTCCGGATAAATTTGAGAACTTCCTGAAACGAAATAAAGATGCAAAAATATTCATTGCCATATCTGGACTTTCAGCCCATGTAACTGGTGCCGTGGTGGCCTACACTGAAAAACCAGTTATTGGAGTGCCATGTGCCATTAAAATGGGGGGTATGGATGCCCTGTTATCCATGGTGAACATGCCTCCCGGTGTTCCAGTAGCCACCACTGGTATTGATTCAGGTGGAAATGCAGCTATACTCGCGGCTGAAATGCTGAGTATAGGGGATGAAGAAATAATGGAAGATCTTTTACGTTTCAAGGGTAATATCAACTGTAAAAGATGA